Proteins from a single region of Bacillus carboniphilus:
- the modB gene encoding molybdate ABC transporter permease subunit: MNQYDFWSPIIVSLQVTLVASIVAFILALFASWMMRIYRFRSKSIVETIILLPLVLPPSVVGFGLLVLFGRNSWVGRGFEWLFHQPIIFTKGAAVLAAVVVAFPLIYMSIKTGFDSIDSEYEDAARSMGANEWSVFKFVSIPLAWRSLLTGYILGFARGIGEFGATLMFAGNIPGKTQTIPTAIYVAVESGNMTHAYYWVLTIVLFSFLLLFCSFRMK, translated from the coding sequence ATGAACCAGTATGATTTTTGGTCCCCGATTATTGTGTCTCTACAAGTTACATTGGTGGCAAGTATAGTAGCTTTTATTTTAGCGTTATTTGCTTCTTGGATGATGAGGATTTATAGATTTCGAAGTAAGTCTATTGTAGAAACCATCATATTATTACCACTAGTTTTGCCTCCATCCGTTGTTGGGTTTGGGTTACTCGTATTATTCGGCCGGAACAGTTGGGTTGGAAGGGGATTTGAATGGTTATTTCATCAACCCATTATATTTACAAAGGGGGCTGCTGTACTCGCTGCGGTTGTGGTTGCATTTCCACTAATTTATATGTCAATTAAAACAGGGTTTGATTCGATTGATTCAGAATATGAAGATGCCGCACGCTCAATGGGTGCTAATGAATGGAGTGTATTTAAATTTGTTTCTATCCCCTTAGCTTGGAGATCACTCCTAACTGGATATATTCTGGGATTTGCTCGAGGAATAGGTGAATTTGGTGCGACTCTAATGTTTGCTGGAAATATACCTGGAAAAACACAAACCATCCCAACTGCGATATATGTAGCGGTCGAATCAGGGAATATGACGCATGCCTATTATTGGGTCCTAACCATTGTTTTATTTTCGTTTTTATTACTATTCTGCAGCTTTAGAATGAAATAA
- the mobA gene encoding molybdenum cofactor guanylyltransferase: MLTGIILAGGQNRRMEGKLKALLEFNSESILERQLREMYRVCDEIIIVSNQPDRIPKDERIHQIVSDRIPGKGPLSGMHAGFEAASNSYIWVVACDMPLISNQASILLLDEMKKENADAAIPYIEDGLHPLHGVYRRAVAAKIESSLKKSEYKVQAFLQKIQCQIIPEEVFIGNRMETSFVTNVNTPREYKNLLQKMEEYG, translated from the coding sequence ATGCTAACAGGTATCATCCTTGCTGGGGGTCAAAACCGGAGAATGGAAGGCAAGTTAAAAGCCTTACTGGAATTCAATAGTGAAAGTATTTTGGAGAGGCAATTGAGGGAAATGTATCGGGTTTGTGACGAAATTATCATTGTTTCAAATCAGCCAGACAGGATTCCGAAAGATGAGAGAATTCACCAAATTGTATCGGATAGAATCCCAGGTAAGGGACCTTTGAGTGGAATGCATGCTGGATTTGAAGCAGCTTCCAACTCCTACATTTGGGTAGTTGCCTGCGATATGCCGCTTATCTCAAACCAGGCAAGTATACTACTGCTTGATGAAATGAAAAAAGAAAATGCTGATGCGGCTATTCCATATATTGAAGATGGACTCCATCCTTTACATGGCGTATATCGAAGAGCTGTTGCTGCTAAAATAGAGTCGTCTCTAAAAAAGTCTGAGTATAAAGTTCAGGCCTTTTTACAGAAAATTCAATGCCAAATCATACCCGAAGAAGTTTTTATCGGAAATAGAATGGAAACCTCATTTGTGACGAATGTAAATACCCCTAGAGAATATAAGAATCTGCTGCAGAAGATGGAGGAATACGGATGA
- the mobB gene encoding molybdopterin-guanine dinucleotide biosynthesis protein B, producing MNHPFVLQIVGYKNRGKTTLVCKLLEQLKTQGYRVGSIKHDAHQFEMDKPGKDTWKHREAGAETVAITSSTQTAIIIERPSSVQELLEKMGHLDFVLVEGFKNGPYPKITILKEKADKEMLQELTNVIGVASWIPIDIEAEEPKVFPIDDIEGILNVIQNEVKAVKNFKG from the coding sequence ATGAATCATCCATTTGTTTTACAAATCGTAGGATATAAAAATAGGGGGAAAACTACTTTAGTTTGTAAGCTTTTAGAACAGTTAAAAACTCAAGGATATCGTGTGGGTTCAATTAAACACGATGCCCATCAATTTGAAATGGACAAGCCCGGGAAAGATACATGGAAACATAGAGAAGCTGGAGCAGAAACTGTTGCTATTACATCATCCACTCAAACTGCGATCATTATAGAGCGACCATCTTCTGTTCAGGAATTGTTAGAAAAAATGGGACACCTTGACTTTGTATTAGTGGAAGGGTTTAAAAATGGACCATATCCTAAGATTACTATTCTAAAAGAAAAAGCAGATAAGGAGATGCTTCAAGAATTAACGAACGTGATTGGAGTGGCTAGTTGGATTCCGATTGACATAGAGGCAGAGGAGCCAAAGGTATTTCCGATTGATGATATTGAGGGAATATTAAACGTTATCCAAAATGAAGTGAAGGCAGTAAAGAATTTTAAAGGGTAA
- a CDS encoding molybdopterin oxidoreductase family protein produces MQRDKFFREIENVRHPNEKLIKTHCSYCGMQCGMNLRVDTTTNKIIGVEPRYDWPVTVGKMCPKGVTAYQQTNHKDRILKPLIRDDASKKGTKEGFREASWEAAYDLIAKNFNKLQQEYGKDSLSVFSGVSMTNEKCYLTGKFARVALQTRYIDYNGRFCMSSAAGGFLRSFGVDRGSTLPWTDIHETDCLFIAGSNTAECHPTSMFRIWEVQSRGGYLIVVDPRETPIARRADLHLDLKPGTDLALANGIVHQLIEMGYIDEEFINKHTNGFEETKELVKDFTPENTSEITGVGVEKIIRAAEIYGKAPNAVVMFARGIEQQHKGVDNVSGYVNMALVTGKIGRPKSGVATFTGQGNGQGGREHGQKSDLLPGYRKITNPEHVKEVCNVWGISPEEMPQAGVSAYEMFELMQQKTIRGLYLLCSNPAVSAPNLNFVRSALKDLDFMVCSDFYLSESAEFADVILPSVTWSEDEGTVTNIEGRIIKINKAQEPLGESKPDWQIQVELAEKLGRGDYFRHLKTARDVADEFRLASKGGYADYYGATWEKIDKQDGVFWPCRDDEDPGTPHMFLDKKFYHPDGKAKICALPYRPPAEEPCEDYPIRLTTGRVVYHYLSGNQTRRIPFLKDMCPEPYVEVHPELAEKYGITHEERVQLFTRRGKAVYKVKITEAIRKDTVFVPYHFGHDESINLLTIAALDPISRMPEFKACAAQIKKLETQQEVKEAH; encoded by the coding sequence ATGCAAAGGGATAAATTTTTTAGAGAAATAGAAAATGTAAGACATCCAAATGAAAAACTCATTAAAACTCATTGTAGCTACTGTGGGATGCAGTGTGGAATGAATTTACGAGTAGACACCACAACAAACAAAATCATTGGTGTAGAACCTCGATATGATTGGCCTGTAACGGTCGGGAAAATGTGTCCGAAAGGCGTCACAGCTTATCAACAAACGAATCATAAAGACCGAATTCTAAAGCCACTTATTCGCGATGATGCGTCTAAAAAGGGAACAAAAGAAGGTTTCCGTGAGGCTTCATGGGAAGCGGCCTACGATTTAATTGCCAAAAACTTTAACAAGCTCCAACAAGAATATGGGAAGGATTCACTCTCTGTTTTCAGTGGTGTATCTATGACGAATGAGAAGTGTTATTTAACAGGGAAGTTTGCAAGAGTTGCACTTCAAACACGATACATCGATTACAATGGTCGTTTTTGTATGTCAAGTGCCGCTGGTGGATTCCTTCGCTCTTTTGGAGTAGACCGAGGCTCCACTTTACCTTGGACCGATATTCACGAAACGGACTGCTTATTTATAGCTGGAAGTAATACGGCAGAGTGCCATCCAACTTCCATGTTCCGTATTTGGGAAGTTCAAAGTAGAGGTGGCTACCTGATCGTCGTCGATCCTAGAGAAACGCCGATAGCCAGAAGAGCAGATCTCCACTTAGATTTAAAACCGGGTACTGACTTAGCGTTAGCAAACGGTATTGTTCATCAACTGATTGAAATGGGCTATATCGACGAAGAGTTCATTAACAAGCATACAAATGGATTTGAAGAAACGAAGGAACTAGTTAAAGATTTTACACCAGAAAATACAAGCGAAATTACGGGAGTTGGCGTAGAAAAAATCATTCGTGCAGCAGAAATCTATGGGAAAGCTCCAAATGCAGTGGTTATGTTCGCTAGAGGGATTGAACAACAGCACAAGGGCGTTGATAACGTTTCTGGATATGTAAACATGGCTCTTGTTACAGGGAAAATTGGTCGTCCTAAATCAGGCGTTGCAACGTTTACAGGACAAGGAAATGGGCAAGGTGGTCGAGAGCACGGACAAAAATCAGATCTACTACCTGGATACAGAAAAATTACAAATCCCGAGCATGTAAAAGAAGTATGTAATGTTTGGGGGATTAGTCCGGAGGAAATGCCTCAAGCGGGTGTTTCAGCCTATGAAATGTTTGAGCTAATGCAGCAAAAGACGATTCGCGGTTTATATCTCTTATGCTCTAATCCAGCTGTATCTGCACCAAATCTAAACTTTGTTCGCTCCGCTTTGAAAGACCTAGATTTCATGGTTTGTTCAGACTTTTATTTATCAGAGTCTGCTGAATTTGCAGATGTCATTCTACCATCTGTTACTTGGTCTGAGGACGAAGGTACTGTAACAAATATTGAAGGACGAATTATAAAGATTAACAAAGCACAGGAACCGTTGGGTGAGTCTAAACCAGACTGGCAGATTCAAGTAGAACTTGCTGAAAAATTAGGAAGAGGCGACTATTTCCGCCACTTAAAAACAGCTAGAGATGTAGCTGATGAATTCCGACTTGCATCCAAAGGTGGGTATGCAGATTACTACGGTGCTACTTGGGAGAAAATCGACAAACAAGATGGAGTGTTCTGGCCATGCCGGGATGATGAAGATCCAGGAACACCTCATATGTTCTTAGATAAGAAGTTCTATCATCCAGATGGAAAAGCGAAAATTTGTGCACTACCTTACCGTCCACCAGCTGAAGAGCCATGTGAGGATTACCCTATTAGATTAACAACAGGACGTGTGGTGTATCACTATTTGTCTGGTAACCAAACTCGTAGAATTCCATTTTTAAAGGATATGTGCCCAGAGCCTTATGTTGAGGTACATCCAGAACTGGCAGAAAAATATGGTATTACTCATGAAGAAAGAGTTCAATTGTTTACACGTAGAGGTAAAGCTGTCTATAAAGTCAAAATTACGGAAGCAATTCGGAAGGATACAGTCTTTGTTCCTTACCATTTTGGACACGATGAATCTATCAACCTTTTAACAATTGCAGCACTAGACCCGATTTCTCGTATGCCTGAATTCAAGGCATGTGCAGCTCAAATTAAAAAACTAGAAACACAACAAGAAGTGAAGGAGGCGCACTAA
- a CDS encoding 4Fe-4S dicluster domain-containing protein, with product MGRKLYLELENCIGCRSCLAACTQCGGHDQRNRNYVLDVNPLVNRQTMPLMCLHCENPACARSCPAQAIQIHETGAVLSALVEKCIGCQNCTIACPYGIPKFDEEQNLMYKCDLCIDRTKDDIPPMCASVCPSNTLQWLTEEEIEAKQKRHDLDNNKWVTSMPYLEGNTNVKVNLPGILQGTEKLF from the coding sequence ATGGGTAGAAAACTTTATCTCGAATTAGAAAATTGTATTGGATGTCGTTCCTGTCTTGCCGCATGTACGCAATGTGGTGGTCACGACCAAAGAAACCGAAATTATGTACTGGATGTAAATCCGCTCGTCAATAGACAGACAATGCCGTTGATGTGCCTTCACTGTGAAAACCCGGCTTGCGCTAGAAGTTGTCCAGCTCAGGCCATTCAAATTCATGAAACAGGAGCGGTTCTTTCAGCTCTTGTAGAAAAATGTATTGGATGCCAAAACTGTACGATTGCGTGTCCATACGGAATACCAAAGTTTGATGAAGAACAAAACCTCATGTATAAATGTGACCTTTGTATAGATCGTACAAAAGACGATATTCCACCGATGTGTGCGAGTGTTTGTCCTTCCAATACATTGCAATGGTTAACAGAAGAAGAAATAGAAGCAAAGCAAAAACGCCATGATTTAGACAATAACAAATGGGTTACGAGTATGCCTTACCTGGAAGGAAACACAAATGTGAAAGTGAATCTACCAGGTATTCTTCAAGGAACTGAAAAACTATTTTAA
- a CDS encoding Rieske (2Fe-2S) protein, giving the protein MGKNDQVPFYEDNYTHNINRNNERSLDRRGFMKTMVGAAGLFAISTLPWGAVAAKELLSLGDKEYPSKAIVKVSHLPVGESVQFKYPGDHDDAILIRLAENEYRAYQNACTHLRCPVFWDKNEGDMICPCHHGKFDVKTGAAIAGPPRRPLPEIKVKVEGDTVYATRVKRYEA; this is encoded by the coding sequence ATGGGGAAAAACGATCAAGTCCCATTTTATGAAGATAACTATACACATAATATAAATCGAAATAATGAGAGAAGCCTAGACCGAAGAGGATTTATGAAGACAATGGTAGGTGCAGCAGGTCTGTTCGCTATTTCAACACTACCATGGGGTGCAGTAGCTGCAAAAGAGCTACTCTCTCTAGGAGATAAAGAGTATCCAAGTAAAGCAATTGTTAAGGTTAGCCATTTACCTGTAGGGGAATCCGTTCAATTTAAATATCCGGGTGATCATGACGATGCGATTTTAATCCGACTTGCAGAAAATGAATATAGAGCTTATCAGAATGCATGTACTCACCTTAGATGCCCTGTGTTCTGGGACAAAAATGAAGGGGATATGATTTGTCCATGTCACCACGGGAAATTTGACGTGAAAACCGGTGCAGCTATTGCTGGACCACCGAGAAGGCCGCTTCCAGAGATAAAAGTAAAAGTAGAAGGTGACACAGTATACGCAACAAGGGTGAAACGTTATGAAGCGTAG